From Diceros bicornis minor isolate mBicDic1 chromosome 8, mDicBic1.mat.cur, whole genome shotgun sequence, a single genomic window includes:
- the BLOC1S4 gene encoding biogenesis of lysosome-related organelles complex 1 subunit 4 has protein sequence MEGRGGGAPGEEPAEEAEFQGGAWSGDSGNVSQSHSSASGPWEDEGPELGAPGRDLPLLRRAAAGYAACLLPGAGARPEVEALDASLEDLLTRVDEFVGMLDMLRGDSSHVVSEGVPRIYAKATEMRQVYSKIDRLEAFVRMIGASVARMEEQVAKAEAELGTFPSTFRKFLHTISVPSFFNKASSSRPQQTGYEPPVLFRTEDHFPCCSERPQI, from the coding sequence ATGGAGGGTCGGGGCGGCGGAGCGCCGGGCGAGGAGCCGGCGGAGGAGGCCGAGTTCCAGGGCGGCGCCTGGAGCGGAGACAGCGGCAACGTGTCCCAGAGCCACAGCAGCGCCTCGGGGCCGTGGGAGGACGAGGGCCCGGAGCTGGGCGCGCCGGGCCGCGACCTGCCGCTGCTGCGCCGCGCCGCCGCGGGCTACGCCGCCTGCCTGCTGCCCGGAGCCGGGGCGCGGCCCGAGGTCGAGGCCCTGGACGCGAGCCTGGAGGACCTGCTCACCCGGGTGGACGAGTTTGTGGGCATGCTGGACATGCTGCGCGGCGACTCCTCCCACGTGGTCAGCGAGGGCGTGCCTCGCATTTACGCGAAGGCCACCGAGATGCGGCAGGTGTACAGCAAGATCGACAGACTCGAGGCCTTCGTCAGGATGATCGGCGCCAGCGTGGCCAGGATGGAGGAGCAGGTCGCCAAGGCGGAGGCCGAGCTGGGGACTTTCCCCAGTACGTTCAGGAAATTCCTGCACACAATTAGCGTGCCCTCCTTCTTCAACAAGGCTTCCTCCAGCAGGCCCCAGCAGACCGGCTACGAACCCCCCGTCCTGTTTCGGACCGAGGACCACTTTCCCTGCTGCAGCGAAAGACCTCAGATCTGA
- the MRFAP1L1 gene encoding MORF4 family-associated protein 1-like 1, translated as MRPVDPAEEEAPEEVEVLEPEEDFEQFLLPVINEMREDIAALTREHGRAQLRNRSKLWEMDNMLIQIKTQVEASEESALNHLQAPGDGGEGRGTRRGERAEEKAQEVAKMAEMLVELVRRLERSESS; from the coding sequence ATGCGGCCCGTGGACCCGGCGGAGGAGGAAGCGCCGGaggaggtggaggtgctggagccCGAGGAGGACTTCGAGCAGTTCCTGCTGCCGGTCATCAACGAGATGCGGGAGGACATCGCGGCGCTCACCCGGGAGCACGGGCGGGCGCAGCTGCGCAACCGGAGCAAGCTGTGGGAGATGGACAATATGCTCATCCAGATCAAGACGCAGGTGGAGGCATCGGAGGAGAGCGCCCTGAACCACCTGCAGGCGCCGGGCGACGGCGGCGAGGGCAGGGGCACGCGGCGGGGCGAGCGCGCCGAGGAGAAGGCGCAGGAGGTCGCGAAGATGGCCGAGATGCTGGTGGAGCTGGTGCGGCGGCTGGAGAGGAGCGAGTCGTCGTGA